From the Maioricimonas rarisocia genome, one window contains:
- a CDS encoding di-heme oxidoredictase family protein produces the protein MSGRVRRQLTQWGGVTLLASYVAWGVAAPGEQNAGLTQTALVSMGADLFKHEWTPNDPLSGGGDGLGPVFNASSCAECHSQGRVGGSGANKHNVQAFEVLPNRHDSDGHVGVVHASAVDDALRETIDTVQSLFPIVPKGKRVIGSCFIEEVDLDPVLFDDVSTPSLFGAGLLDSISDATIRNNIRWRQIRSVGAELAGDFDQTPSGRVRVLPDGRIGKFGWKAQFATLEEFVATACAVEIGLSNPMRKQDRPGAHVPDEDAALDMNQQQLDSLVAFCRFLEKPERVLPVETGARELAIHGEQLFASIGCADCHTPDLGNVKGIYSDLALHRVVNSEERIDYGRIEFDVPIPEANPRPDEWKTPPLWGVADTAPYFHDGRAPTLRDAIAHHHGEALAVKERFDSLSDREQDAVIAFLETLRLPEEEKAPSQHQAKPTPVVAHIVP, from the coding sequence ATGTCTGGACGAGTTCGCCGTCAATTGACGCAGTGGGGCGGTGTCACACTGCTTGCATCCTACGTTGCCTGGGGAGTCGCCGCTCCCGGCGAACAGAACGCCGGCCTCACGCAGACCGCACTGGTCTCGATGGGAGCCGATCTCTTCAAGCACGAGTGGACCCCCAACGATCCACTTTCGGGCGGAGGTGACGGACTCGGCCCCGTCTTCAACGCCAGCTCCTGTGCCGAGTGCCACTCACAGGGGCGTGTGGGCGGCAGCGGAGCCAATAAACACAACGTCCAGGCGTTCGAAGTCCTCCCCAACCGCCACGATTCCGACGGACATGTCGGCGTTGTGCACGCCTCAGCCGTCGATGACGCCCTTCGCGAAACGATCGATACCGTCCAGAGCCTGTTTCCGATCGTCCCGAAAGGGAAACGCGTGATCGGCAGCTGCTTTATCGAAGAAGTCGACCTCGACCCGGTTCTCTTCGACGACGTGAGCACCCCGTCCCTCTTCGGTGCCGGGCTCCTCGACAGCATCTCCGACGCGACGATCCGCAACAACATTCGCTGGCGGCAGATTCGCTCGGTCGGTGCCGAGCTGGCCGGCGACTTCGACCAGACGCCTTCCGGCCGCGTTCGCGTTCTGCCGGATGGCCGGATCGGCAAGTTCGGGTGGAAGGCCCAGTTCGCCACGCTCGAAGAGTTCGTCGCGACCGCCTGTGCCGTCGAAATCGGCCTGAGCAATCCCATGCGGAAGCAGGATCGCCCCGGTGCCCATGTACCGGATGAAGACGCGGCTCTCGACATGAACCAGCAGCAACTCGACTCGCTGGTCGCCTTCTGCCGCTTCCTCGAGAAGCCCGAACGGGTGCTGCCGGTCGAAACCGGCGCCCGCGAGCTGGCGATCCACGGCGAGCAACTGTTTGCCTCGATCGGCTGTGCCGACTGTCACACGCCCGACCTGGGCAACGTGAAAGGGATCTACAGCGACCTGGCCCTGCACCGCGTCGTGAACTCGGAAGAACGGATCGACTACGGCCGCATCGAGTTCGACGTGCCGATCCCCGAAGCGAACCCTCGCCCCGATGAATGGAAGACGCCGCCGCTGTGGGGTGTCGCCGACACCGCACCGTACTTCCACGACGGCCGGGCCCCGACGCTGCGGGACGCGATCGCCCATCATCACGGCGAAGCCCTCGCAGTGAAGGAACGCTTCGACAGCCTCAGCGATCGCGAGCAGGACGCGGTCATCGCCTTCCTCGAAACGCTGCGACTGCCGGAAGAAGAGAAGGCACCCTCGCAACACCAGGCGAAGCCAACGCCGGTCGTGGCACACATCGTTCCATAA
- a CDS encoding tetratricopeptide repeat protein: MRTVHRVIVATCLTLLATGAHAEDAPADKAPTEKARATAVALNYCRAAFHRIRKDPSDEVLAEEQEKILSNLKLDSISDPDIIKLYSSVLDEINDISVADRERTLARSHHMSTVQRKVAWDVLAMGTDIATGQFGNALRTGANSWWDYRNMKYQHENSVLKIDKGRLNAVVQKSSQFLDTFWRMAQKENIPDRWLVRNDDLDALEVAMSERDPEVRLRVLKRMESFMECYPPYWYYVARTQQETGELVAAAETYRKLEELGMGHFRKDDMLATGLANQAAIEEHLGYDTAPQTAQRALEYSTEVWEANLVCARVLQRHGRVAAAEDAILRNLDVGIETSRSRVFLASLYIHTEDRGKLAKVLADREAVAELPAPILLRCAALMGVEQTPPHVLNTVLASLDAQPRMLFGPDDLVIHASRTWQLHLASLSVWHGGQQLGAPQVAAGNGYYQLRYAGQFDWGSPLAPRSSDMQLALQFTYPDETQIRLTLQPPRPGAQTGGQPALTIASSRPTHSRLQISDIRVGEQRIALHGDEAFAPQTTTVAKPVQTPLLNTNDETGSEAVIELNAVDAF, encoded by the coding sequence ATGCGGACCGTGCATCGTGTGATTGTCGCAACCTGCCTGACGTTGTTGGCCACCGGCGCCCACGCAGAAGATGCCCCCGCCGACAAAGCCCCGACCGAGAAGGCACGGGCCACGGCGGTCGCGCTCAACTACTGCCGCGCCGCCTTCCACCGGATCCGCAAGGATCCCTCCGACGAGGTCCTGGCCGAGGAACAGGAGAAGATCCTCAGCAACCTCAAGCTCGACTCCATCAGCGATCCGGACATCATCAAGCTGTATTCGTCCGTGCTCGACGAGATCAACGACATCTCGGTCGCCGACCGCGAACGGACGCTCGCCCGCAGTCACCACATGTCGACTGTCCAGCGAAAGGTCGCCTGGGATGTCCTCGCGATGGGAACCGACATTGCCACCGGGCAGTTCGGCAACGCCCTTCGCACCGGCGCCAACAGCTGGTGGGACTACCGGAACATGAAATACCAGCACGAAAACAGCGTGCTGAAGATCGACAAGGGACGCCTCAACGCCGTCGTCCAGAAGTCCTCGCAGTTCCTCGATACCTTCTGGCGGATGGCTCAGAAAGAGAACATCCCCGACCGCTGGCTCGTCCGCAACGACGACCTCGATGCCCTCGAAGTCGCCATGTCCGAGCGGGACCCCGAAGTCCGCCTCCGCGTCCTCAAGCGGATGGAATCGTTCATGGAGTGCTATCCCCCCTACTGGTACTACGTCGCCCGGACCCAGCAGGAAACCGGCGAACTCGTCGCCGCCGCCGAGACCTACCGCAAACTCGAAGAACTCGGCATGGGGCACTTCCGCAAGGATGACATGCTGGCAACCGGACTGGCCAACCAGGCGGCCATCGAAGAGCACCTCGGCTACGACACCGCTCCGCAGACCGCCCAGCGGGCCCTCGAATACTCGACCGAAGTCTGGGAAGCCAACCTCGTCTGCGCCCGCGTCCTGCAGCGACACGGACGGGTCGCCGCAGCCGAAGACGCCATCCTGCGCAACCTCGACGTCGGCATCGAAACATCCCGCAGCCGCGTCTTTCTCGCTTCGCTGTACATTCATACCGAAGACCGCGGCAAACTCGCCAAGGTCCTCGCCGACCGCGAAGCCGTCGCCGAACTTCCCGCGCCGATCCTGCTGCGATGCGCCGCCCTGATGGGAGTCGAACAGACGCCGCCGCACGTCCTCAATACCGTGCTCGCCTCGCTCGACGCACAGCCCCGAATGCTCTTCGGACCGGACGACCTGGTCATCCACGCCTCCCGCACCTGGCAGCTGCACCTGGCGTCGCTGTCGGTCTGGCACGGAGGACAACAGCTTGGCGCTCCGCAGGTGGCGGCCGGCAACGGCTACTACCAGCTGCGGTACGCCGGGCAATTCGACTGGGGCTCCCCCCTGGCCCCCCGGTCTTCCGACATGCAGCTGGCTCTGCAGTTCACCTACCCGGACGAGACCCAGATCCGCCTGACGCTGCAACCCCCTCGCCCCGGGGCGCAAACCGGGGGACAGCCCGCACTGACGATCGCCTCCTCCCGCCCCACCCACAGCCGCCTGCAGATCTCCGATATTCGGGTGGGAGAACAGCGGATCGCCCTGCACGGCGACGAAGCTTTCGCCCCGCAAACCACCACCGTCGCCAAGCCGGTCCAGACACCGCTGCTCAACACGAATGACGAAACCGGCAGCGAAGCAGTCATCGAACTCAATGCGGTCGACGCCTTCTGA
- a CDS encoding DegT/DnrJ/EryC1/StrS family aminotransferase, whose amino-acid sequence MSNVILPLTGPQSSRPPVPLIDLVEQYETIQDEIRDAVDRVFASQKFVLGDEVAEFECDVASFCDARFSIGCASGSDALLLALMALDIGPGDEVITSPYTFFATGSAIHRTGAQPVFVDIDPKTFNLCPQAVEAALTSRTRAIMPIHLFGQCADMEPLWRCAVKNGLAIIEDAAQAIGASYRGRRAGVLGTMGCFSFFPTKNLGGAGDGGMITTDDPDLAARLRRLRVHGDAGRYEHLEVGINSRLDALQAAVLSVKLRHLDDWAETRRENAARYEQMFRDHRLTDVVELPETAPDCTHVYNQYCVRVRDGLRDDILATLRREQVGSAIYYPKPLHLQECFSSLGYSAGDFPESERASAETIALPIYPELGAERQAIVVNTFAQAVAGARSRTFPMGDTQRRAA is encoded by the coding sequence ATGTCCAACGTCATCCTGCCTCTGACGGGACCGCAATCGTCCCGTCCCCCCGTCCCTCTGATTGACCTCGTCGAGCAGTACGAAACCATCCAGGACGAGATCCGCGACGCCGTCGATCGAGTCTTCGCCTCACAGAAGTTCGTCCTTGGCGACGAGGTCGCAGAGTTCGAGTGCGATGTCGCGTCATTCTGCGACGCCCGATTCTCGATCGGCTGCGCCTCCGGCAGCGACGCGTTGCTGCTGGCGCTGATGGCGCTCGACATCGGCCCCGGCGATGAGGTCATCACCAGCCCGTATACGTTCTTCGCGACCGGCAGCGCCATCCATCGCACCGGCGCGCAGCCCGTCTTCGTCGACATCGACCCGAAGACCTTCAACCTCTGCCCCCAGGCGGTCGAAGCGGCTCTCACTTCGCGCACACGCGCCATCATGCCGATCCACCTGTTCGGCCAGTGCGCCGACATGGAACCGCTCTGGCGATGTGCCGTCAAGAACGGCCTGGCCATCATCGAAGACGCCGCACAGGCGATCGGAGCCAGCTACCGCGGTCGCCGCGCCGGCGTGCTCGGCACGATGGGTTGCTTCAGCTTCTTCCCCACCAAGAACCTCGGCGGTGCCGGGGACGGAGGCATGATCACCACCGACGACCCCGACCTGGCGGCACGCCTCCGGCGGCTGCGGGTCCACGGGGATGCCGGCCGCTACGAGCATCTCGAAGTCGGCATCAACAGCCGACTCGACGCCCTGCAGGCGGCCGTGCTGAGCGTGAAGCTGCGGCATCTGGACGACTGGGCCGAAACGCGGCGTGAGAACGCGGCCCGCTACGAGCAGATGTTTCGCGACCACCGCCTGACCGACGTCGTCGAACTCCCGGAAACCGCCCCCGACTGCACGCACGTCTACAATCAGTACTGCGTTCGCGTTCGCGACGGCCTGAGGGATGACATCCTCGCCACTCTCCGCCGCGAACAGGTCGGCTCCGCCATTTACTACCCCAAGCCGCTGCACCTGCAGGAATGCTTCAGCAGCCTCGGGTATTCCGCCGGCGACTTCCCCGAGTCCGAACGGGCATCAGCCGAGACCATCGCGTTGCCGATCTACCCCGAACTCGGCGCCGAACGGCAGGCGATCGTTGTCAACACCTTCGCCCAGGCAGTCGCCGGGGCCCGCTCCCGCACCTTCCCCATGGGAGACACGCAGCGCCGGGCGGCCTGA
- a CDS encoding ABC1 kinase family protein codes for MEAHPLRFFRNLSRSREIFTVLLNHGFGDLLERLKLRRYVQWGRRVILRKRQPELPEHYTTAQRLRMTLEDLGPTFIKFGQVLSTRPDIVPADVIAELEHLQEGVPPFPSDQAVHRLEVEFQKPLSELFAEFEREPLAAGSLGQVHRARHHDGTLLAVKIRRPNVIRDVERDLALMLDLAILMERHIPESDVFDPVGLVNHFTRTIRREMNFCREARTLQEFAKLFRDDATLTVPFVYDELTCESVLTMQFVGGCRADDDAGIARLGVAPSQLASNGARIFMKMAFELGIFHGDPHPGNLRIQADGSIGLIDYGMVGYLDRAKRDQLVDLFVAIVHQNVDDAVRIVEEMGNPSRPIDDLLLHADVQDFVETYYGVELARLNVGNMLSDFVSILSQHGLRCPADLMLLIRAIVTLEGVGRRIDPQFNLAGELAPYVERLVKRRYDPKRMAARAMADFRELLSAVHDLPIHLGNTLEKLSQDELKVQLEHRSLDRLITEFDRSSNRITVGLVTSSLIVAFALIIRSGSSASTWITVPVFALSGMLGIWLIYGILRSGRL; via the coding sequence TTGGAAGCTCATCCGCTGCGCTTCTTCCGCAATCTCAGCCGCAGCCGCGAGATCTTTACGGTACTGCTCAACCACGGCTTCGGTGATCTGCTGGAGCGGCTCAAGCTGCGCCGGTACGTCCAGTGGGGCCGGCGCGTCATTCTGAGGAAGCGGCAGCCGGAACTCCCCGAGCACTACACCACAGCCCAGCGGCTGCGGATGACGCTGGAAGATCTGGGGCCGACGTTTATCAAGTTCGGACAGGTGTTGAGCACGCGGCCCGACATCGTCCCGGCCGACGTCATTGCCGAACTCGAGCACCTGCAGGAAGGCGTTCCTCCCTTTCCCTCCGACCAGGCTGTTCACCGGCTGGAAGTCGAGTTCCAGAAACCGCTGAGCGAGCTGTTCGCCGAGTTCGAGCGCGAGCCGCTCGCCGCCGGATCGCTCGGTCAGGTGCACCGGGCGCGGCATCACGACGGCACGCTGCTGGCGGTGAAGATTCGTCGCCCCAATGTCATCCGCGACGTCGAACGCGACCTGGCATTGATGCTTGACCTGGCGATTCTGATGGAGCGGCACATTCCCGAAAGCGACGTGTTCGATCCGGTCGGCCTGGTCAACCACTTCACGCGGACGATCCGCCGTGAGATGAACTTCTGCCGCGAAGCACGCACGCTGCAGGAATTCGCCAAGCTGTTCCGTGACGACGCGACGCTGACCGTGCCTTTCGTGTACGACGAGCTGACCTGCGAATCGGTACTCACCATGCAGTTTGTCGGAGGCTGCCGGGCCGATGACGATGCGGGGATCGCGCGGCTGGGGGTGGCTCCTTCACAGCTGGCGTCGAACGGCGCACGCATCTTCATGAAGATGGCGTTCGAGCTGGGGATCTTTCATGGCGATCCGCATCCGGGCAACCTCCGCATCCAGGCCGACGGATCGATTGGTCTGATCGATTACGGAATGGTCGGCTACCTCGATCGGGCCAAGCGGGACCAGCTGGTTGATCTGTTCGTGGCCATCGTGCACCAGAATGTCGACGATGCCGTGCGGATTGTCGAAGAGATGGGGAATCCCTCCCGACCCATCGACGATCTGCTGCTGCATGCCGACGTGCAGGACTTCGTCGAGACCTACTACGGTGTCGAACTGGCACGGTTGAATGTCGGCAACATGTTGTCCGACTTTGTCTCGATCCTTTCGCAGCATGGTCTGCGGTGTCCGGCCGATCTGATGCTGCTCATCCGGGCGATCGTGACTCTCGAGGGGGTGGGGCGGCGGATCGATCCGCAGTTCAACCTGGCGGGGGAACTGGCACCATATGTCGAGCGGCTCGTCAAACGAAGGTACGATCCGAAGCGGATGGCTGCCCGGGCGATGGCCGACTTCCGGGAACTGCTCTCGGCAGTGCACGATCTTCCCATTCACCTGGGGAACACGCTGGAGAAGCTCAGCCAGGACGAACTGAAGGTACAGCTCGAGCATCGCAGTCTGGATCGACTGATCACCGAGTTCGACCGTTCGAGCAACCGGATCACCGTCGGGCTGGTCACGTCGTCGTTGATCGTTGCGTTCGCACTGATCATCCGGAGTGGCTCCAGTGCGTCCACCTGGATCACGGTTCCGGTCTTCGCTCTTTCGGGCATGCTCGGGATCTGGTTGATCTACGGAATTCTAAGGAGCGGTCGGCTATGA
- a CDS encoding ABC transporter ATP-binding protein, whose product MSGASPDAEQGDLLPELERRAVFRARGLTKVYHMGEVDVHALRGVDLDLFEGELMVLLGPSGSGKSTLLNILGGLDVPSGGSVHYLDHDLTQNDDAALTRYRREHVGFVFQFYNLIPSLTARENVALVTEISSNPMRPEEALELVGLGERKDHFPAQLSGGEQQRVAIARAVAKRPDVLLCDEPTGALDVKTGVIVLSVIERINRELGTTTAVITHNAVISKMADRVVSLSDGLIHGVERNAHKAAAHSLEW is encoded by the coding sequence ATGAGCGGCGCATCTCCAGACGCGGAGCAGGGCGATCTGCTGCCCGAGCTGGAACGCAGGGCCGTCTTTCGTGCACGGGGGCTGACCAAGGTCTACCACATGGGAGAGGTGGACGTGCACGCCCTGCGCGGCGTCGACCTGGATCTGTTCGAGGGAGAGCTGATGGTGCTGCTGGGGCCGTCCGGCAGCGGGAAGTCGACCCTCCTGAACATCCTCGGCGGCCTGGATGTGCCGAGCGGAGGCAGCGTCCACTACCTCGATCATGATCTGACGCAGAACGATGACGCGGCGCTCACCCGGTATCGTCGGGAACACGTGGGGTTCGTGTTCCAGTTCTACAACCTCATTCCCAGTCTGACGGCTCGCGAGAACGTCGCGCTGGTGACCGAGATTTCCAGCAACCCGATGCGTCCCGAAGAAGCACTCGAGCTGGTCGGGCTGGGTGAGCGGAAGGACCATTTCCCGGCTCAATTGTCCGGCGGAGAACAGCAGCGCGTAGCGATCGCACGTGCGGTGGCGAAGCGTCCCGACGTGCTGCTCTGTGACGAACCGACCGGTGCTCTCGACGTCAAAACCGGAGTCATCGTTCTGAGTGTGATCGAGCGAATCAACCGGGAGCTGGGAACAACGACTGCGGTCATCACGCACAACGCCGTCATCTCGAAGATGGCCGATCGTGTCGTCTCCCTCTCGGATGGCCTGATTCACGGGGTCGAACGGAACGCACATAAGGCAGCGGCCCACTCGCTCGAGTGGTGA
- a CDS encoding M90 family metallopeptidase produces MFGWWRRWRRTRILQDPFPDDWEAILERSFPHQDRLSANEQTRLRERIQIFVAEKHWEGCRGLTMTDEIRVLVAAHACLLTLGLSDDVLNRVLSILVYPTAYVAKEIRQTGPGVIVHGRQLRSGEAWYRGPVILSWEDIEAGTHRRTRGRNLVMHEFAHQLDMLNGGTVDGTPPLADAALRERWDDVMERAYRQLQEDCHRYGRNVLDCYGTTNRAEFFAVATEAFFESPRRLLRQDGALYGVLSAYYLQDPAGLPEGTAVISHPAAQVP; encoded by the coding sequence ATGTTCGGATGGTGGCGTCGCTGGCGACGCACGCGGATTCTGCAGGATCCGTTTCCTGACGACTGGGAAGCAATCCTCGAGCGATCGTTTCCCCACCAGGACCGCCTGTCTGCCAACGAACAGACACGGCTGCGGGAGCGGATCCAGATCTTTGTGGCCGAGAAGCACTGGGAGGGATGCCGCGGCCTGACGATGACCGACGAGATCAGGGTGCTGGTGGCGGCCCATGCCTGTCTGCTCACGCTTGGTCTGTCGGACGACGTGCTCAACCGTGTGCTGTCGATCCTCGTGTACCCGACCGCTTACGTGGCGAAAGAGATCCGGCAAACCGGCCCAGGGGTGATCGTTCACGGACGGCAGCTGCGGTCCGGCGAAGCCTGGTATCGGGGCCCGGTCATCCTGTCGTGGGAAGACATCGAAGCGGGAACGCACCGCCGCACCCGCGGCCGCAATCTGGTGATGCACGAGTTCGCCCATCAGCTCGACATGCTGAACGGCGGTACCGTCGATGGAACACCACCGCTCGCGGATGCCGCTCTCCGCGAACGCTGGGACGACGTGATGGAACGGGCCTACCGTCAGCTCCAGGAGGACTGCCACCGGTACGGCCGAAACGTTCTCGATTGCTACGGGACCACGAACCGGGCGGAGTTTTTCGCCGTGGCGACCGAGGCGTTCTTCGAGTCGCCCCGTCGTCTGCTCCGCCAGGATGGCGCCCTGTACGGAGTTCTCTCTGCCTACTATCTGCAGGATCCGGCGGGCCTTCCTGAGGGTACGGCCGTCATCTCGCACCCCGCCGCGCAGGTGCCGTAG
- a CDS encoding DUF1559 domain-containing protein, with product MRKSRSGFTLIELLVVIAIIAILIALLLPAVQQAREAARRSQCKNNLKQIGLALHNYHDIHGCFPSGWIAVENNIQAAHDGGSGIGWAGMLLPQLDQSPLFNQFNPNVTIDDPLNDNFRLNRLTVFECPSDPKPDYFDIEEEASPGTVITSLPTANYIASFGTEELHGCENAPGTAPVLSSGQCLGDGAFYHNSRVRFRDFVDGTSNTCVVGERRTNQNLGWFSTWVGMVPEGEEAFQRVLGSFDHPPNHPSAHFDDFGSQHVGGAQFVLGDGHVRFISENIDEGVYKAIGTIKGGEVVSEF from the coding sequence ATGCGGAAGTCACGGAGCGGATTTACGCTCATCGAACTGCTTGTCGTGATCGCCATCATCGCGATCCTGATTGCCCTGCTGCTTCCGGCCGTTCAGCAGGCCCGCGAGGCCGCCCGCCGCAGCCAGTGCAAGAACAATCTCAAGCAGATCGGGCTGGCGCTGCACAACTATCACGACATTCACGGCTGCTTTCCGTCCGGCTGGATCGCTGTCGAGAACAACATTCAGGCCGCCCACGACGGCGGTAGCGGGATCGGGTGGGCCGGAATGCTGCTTCCCCAACTGGATCAGTCGCCGCTGTTCAACCAGTTCAATCCCAACGTCACCATCGACGATCCGCTCAACGACAACTTCCGGCTGAACCGGCTGACGGTCTTCGAGTGTCCGTCCGATCCGAAGCCGGACTATTTCGACATCGAGGAAGAAGCCTCGCCCGGCACGGTCATCACGTCGCTGCCGACGGCGAACTACATTGCCTCCTTCGGGACCGAAGAACTTCACGGTTGCGAGAACGCACCGGGAACGGCACCGGTTCTTTCATCCGGGCAGTGCCTGGGGGACGGGGCGTTTTATCACAACAGCCGCGTCCGCTTCCGTGACTTCGTCGATGGCACGAGCAACACGTGTGTGGTCGGCGAGCGTCGCACGAATCAGAATCTCGGCTGGTTCTCGACGTGGGTCGGCATGGTTCCGGAAGGAGAAGAGGCGTTCCAGAGAGTGCTTGGTTCCTTCGACCATCCGCCCAACCATCCGTCCGCACACTTCGACGACTTCGGCAGCCAGCACGTCGGAGGGGCCCAGTTCGTTCTGGGAGACGGCCACGTCCGGTTTATTTCCGAGAACATCGACGAGGGCGTCTACAAGGCAATCGGCACAATCAAGGGAGGCGAGGTGGTCAGCGAGTTCTGA
- a CDS encoding sucrose synthase, with product MTDELPLIKQFAAFLKSTGETFFLADQIQRGLGEFLASLNKVDTAAGRAVRRTFRGCPEMLIEGDTLFAVLRPRMGHKRCVRISPESEHIEEIGRGEYLQVKDSYVQGHELAGKRGLVIDFSPYFRDFPKINEPSEMGEGISFLNRHLSAQMYQNPDVFGRALLRYLRDRELDGRPILANRHLSDPETLLGEQAAVRSWLGDLPPDTPYTEVEHELRVHGFEAGWGRTVGQIREQLRLLAQVLESSDPARFERLLGRLPVIRTVLMVSPHGWFAQDDVLGKPDTGGQVTYVLDQARALESSMRHLFYESGVDAQPKVVVLTRLIPDAEGTTCNLPREQIHGTEDGWIIRAPFRNDSGDVIPHWISRFQIWPYLEQFAEDARNLVVTELLGRPDLIVGHYSDGNLVAHRLAEDLDVTHCACVHALEKTKYILSDMHWGEMEHDYRFSMQFTADLLAYNSADFIVSSSYREVGGTESEQGMIEAYDVYSMPGLYRVQSGLDPRLARHNIVPPGASEEHFFPNTDSERRVEGVTEALTRRFFQAEPTEMSLGHLEDPDRPPIFAMARMDKIKNLSGLVELFGRSPGLREHANLLLVSSVIDASASHDQEEIAEVNRVHELIGEHNLEGHIRWCAARLDKVETGEIYRIAADRRGVFAQPAFMETFGLTVVEAMACGLPVVVTCFGGPSEIVIDDDCGYVRNPNDQTAFAGALEAVVTDQEVWNRFSQAGIRRVQEAFTWGRHATKLLELTNVYTYWNYIDVMNRQALDRYVHTLYHILYRPRTRAMLEETT from the coding sequence GTGACTGACGAGTTGCCACTGATCAAACAGTTTGCCGCTTTCCTCAAATCGACCGGCGAGACCTTCTTCCTTGCCGACCAGATTCAACGGGGACTCGGAGAGTTTCTCGCCAGTCTCAACAAAGTGGACACGGCGGCGGGCCGGGCGGTCCGTCGGACGTTTCGCGGCTGTCCCGAGATGTTAATCGAAGGAGACACGCTCTTTGCCGTGCTCCGTCCCCGCATGGGCCATAAGCGGTGCGTCCGCATTTCACCCGAGTCGGAGCACATCGAGGAGATTGGCCGCGGCGAGTATCTGCAGGTGAAAGACTCGTACGTCCAGGGGCACGAACTGGCCGGCAAACGGGGGCTGGTGATCGACTTCTCGCCGTACTTCCGCGACTTCCCGAAGATCAACGAGCCCTCCGAGATGGGGGAAGGGATCTCGTTTCTGAATCGGCATCTGTCCGCCCAGATGTACCAGAACCCGGACGTCTTCGGTCGAGCGCTCCTCCGATATCTCCGTGATCGTGAACTCGACGGGCGGCCGATTCTCGCCAACCGGCACCTGTCCGATCCCGAAACGCTTCTCGGGGAACAGGCTGCCGTTCGGTCCTGGCTGGGGGATCTCCCGCCGGACACTCCCTACACCGAAGTCGAGCACGAACTTCGGGTCCACGGTTTCGAGGCCGGCTGGGGACGGACCGTCGGGCAGATCCGCGAGCAGTTGCGCCTGCTTGCTCAAGTGCTCGAGTCGTCCGACCCGGCGCGGTTTGAACGGCTGCTTGGTCGCCTGCCCGTCATCCGGACCGTGCTGATGGTCTCGCCCCACGGCTGGTTCGCCCAGGATGACGTGCTCGGCAAGCCGGATACCGGCGGGCAGGTCACATACGTTCTCGACCAGGCCCGGGCGCTCGAAAGCTCGATGCGGCATCTGTTCTACGAAAGCGGAGTGGATGCGCAGCCGAAGGTGGTCGTGCTGACGCGGCTGATCCCCGATGCGGAAGGAACGACATGCAACCTGCCCCGTGAACAGATCCACGGGACTGAAGACGGCTGGATCATTCGGGCCCCCTTCCGGAACGACAGCGGCGACGTCATTCCCCACTGGATTTCGCGGTTCCAGATCTGGCCCTATCTCGAGCAGTTCGCAGAAGATGCCCGCAACCTCGTCGTCACCGAACTGCTCGGCAGGCCGGACCTGATCGTCGGCCACTATTCGGACGGCAATCTGGTCGCGCACCGACTCGCCGAAGATCTCGACGTGACGCACTGCGCGTGCGTTCACGCTCTGGAGAAGACGAAGTACATCCTCAGTGACATGCACTGGGGAGAGATGGAACACGACTACCGGTTCTCGATGCAGTTCACTGCGGACCTGCTGGCGTACAACTCGGCGGACTTCATCGTCTCCAGTTCGTATCGTGAAGTTGGTGGGACCGAGAGCGAACAGGGGATGATCGAGGCGTACGACGTCTACTCGATGCCCGGCCTGTACCGCGTTCAGTCCGGTCTCGACCCGCGACTGGCCCGCCATAACATCGTTCCCCCCGGCGCGAGCGAGGAACACTTCTTCCCGAACACCGACAGCGAACGGCGGGTGGAGGGAGTCACCGAAGCGCTCACTCGACGCTTCTTCCAGGCAGAGCCGACCGAGATGAGTCTGGGCCACCTCGAGGATCCGGACCGGCCGCCGATCTTTGCCATGGCCCGGATGGACAAGATCAAGAACCTGTCGGGGCTGGTCGAACTGTTTGGCCGGAGCCCCGGCCTTCGCGAACATGCGAACCTGCTGCTGGTCTCTTCGGTCATCGACGCCAGTGCGTCACATGACCAGGAGGAGATCGCCGAGGTCAACCGCGTCCACGAGCTGATCGGCGAACACAATCTCGAAGGGCATATCCGCTGGTGTGCGGCCCGGCTGGACAAGGTGGAGACCGGAGAGATCTACCGGATTGCCGCCGACCGACGTGGCGTCTTCGCCCAGCCGGCCTTCATGGAAACATTCGGCCTGACGGTTGTCGAAGCGATGGCGTGCGGACTGCCCGTGGTCGTCACCTGTTTCGGGGGCCCGTCAGAAATCGTGATCGACGATGATTGCGGCTACGTTCGCAACCCGAACGACCAGACGGCGTTCGCCGGCGCACTCGAAGCGGTTGTCACCGATCAGGAGGTGTGGAACCGCTTCTCGCAGGCGGGCATCCGGCGCGTCCAGGAAGCGTTCACCTGGGGCCGCCATGCCACGAAGCTGCTCGAATTGACGAATGTTTATACTTATTGGAACTACATCGACGTGATGAACCGTCAGGCACTCGACCGCTACGTTCACACGTTGTATCACATACTTTATCGACCCCGGACGCGTGCCATGCTCGAAGAGACGACGTGA